Proteins encoded within one genomic window of Amycolatopsis sp. 2-15:
- a CDS encoding response regulator transcription factor produces the protein MTVPRVVLAEDDVLLREGLASLLDRSGFAVAGQAGDATALLDLVREHRPDLVLVDVRMPPTHTVEGLEAARTIREELPEIGILVLSAHADVDHAMELLAGGRGIGYLLKSRVADVGEFLDTLRRIAKGGSVVEPALVQELVEARHRNDPLAALSAREREVLGLMAEGRSNAGIARRLWVTEGTVEKHVRSVLAKLDLPETTDDHRRVLAVLAYLDNR, from the coding sequence ATGACGGTGCCACGAGTGGTCCTGGCCGAGGACGACGTACTGCTGCGCGAAGGCCTGGCCAGCCTGCTCGACCGCTCGGGGTTCGCTGTGGCCGGGCAGGCCGGAGACGCGACCGCGCTGCTCGACCTCGTCCGGGAGCACCGGCCCGACCTGGTCCTGGTCGACGTCCGGATGCCCCCGACCCACACCGTCGAGGGGCTCGAGGCCGCGCGCACCATCCGTGAGGAGCTCCCCGAGATCGGCATCCTGGTGCTCTCGGCCCACGCCGACGTCGACCACGCGATGGAGCTGCTGGCCGGCGGCCGCGGGATCGGGTATCTGCTCAAGAGCCGGGTCGCCGACGTAGGGGAGTTCCTCGACACGCTCCGGCGGATCGCCAAGGGCGGCTCGGTCGTCGAGCCGGCGCTGGTGCAGGAGCTCGTCGAGGCCCGCCACCGCAACGACCCGCTGGCCGCGCTGAGCGCCCGGGAACGCGAGGTGCTGGGCCTGATGGCCGAGGGCCGCTCCAACGCCGGGATCGCGCGCCGGCTGTGGGTCACCGAGGGGACCGTGGAGAAGCACGTGCGCAGCGTGCTGGCCAAGCTGGACCTGCCGGAGACCACGGACGACCACCGCCGCGTGCTCGCGGTGCTGGCCTACC
- a CDS encoding LutC/YkgG family protein, whose protein sequence is MSARDEILAAVRGALRDADRAEAPVPRGYRGAPPPADVVSLFAERVVDYRATLSRCTPADLARTVRAALGSAENVLVPESFPVDLGGVADADDLDSCDAVVTTAAVGIARTGTLVLDHGPGQGRRALSLVPDVHVCVVREDQIVPGVPEAVALLDPDRPQTWISGPSATSDIELNRVEGVHGPRTLHVVLVGP, encoded by the coding sequence ATGAGCGCGCGGGACGAGATCCTCGCGGCCGTCCGCGGTGCCCTGCGCGACGCCGACCGCGCCGAGGCGCCCGTGCCGCGCGGCTACCGCGGCGCACCACCGCCCGCGGACGTGGTCTCCCTGTTCGCCGAACGCGTGGTCGACTACCGCGCCACCCTCAGCCGGTGCACGCCGGCCGACCTGGCCCGCACCGTCCGTGCCGCGCTGGGATCGGCCGAAAACGTTCTGGTTCCGGAGAGTTTTCCCGTCGACCTCGGCGGGGTAGCCGACGCTGACGACCTCGACTCCTGCGACGCCGTGGTCACCACCGCGGCCGTCGGGATCGCGCGCACCGGCACGCTCGTGCTCGACCACGGCCCGGGCCAGGGCCGCCGCGCGTTGAGCCTGGTCCCGGACGTGCACGTATGCGTCGTCCGGGAGGACCAGATCGTGCCCGGGGTGCCCGAGGCGGTCGCGCTGCTCGACCCGGACCGGCCGCAGACGTGGATCAGCGGGCCCAGCGCCACGAGCGACATCGAGCTGAACCGCGTCGAAGGCGTGCACGGGCCGCGGACCCTGCACGTGGTGCTCGTCGGTCCGTGA
- a CDS encoding lactate utilization protein B, whose translation MPAFPAAARAALADSQLRRNLAHATGTIRAKRAAVVAEVDEWEELRLAGAAIKDNTLRHLDEHLLTLEAALQERGATVHWARDAAQACEIVAGIAKNHHVDEVVKVKSMATQEIGLNEALAEQGITAWETDLAELIVQLGDDLPSHILVPAIHRNRAEIREVFRRRMAAAGRPAPDDLTDEPAELAGAARLHLREKFLRAKMAVSGANFAVADTGTLVVVESEGNGRMCLTLPEVLVSVVGIEKVVPTWFDLDVFLQLLPRSSTGERMNPYTSTWSGITPGDGPQEMHVVLLDNGRTRALADSVGRQALRCIRCSACLNVCPVYERTGGHAYGSVYPGPIGAILNPLLKGVGVDEQTDSLPYASSLCGACFEACPVRIDIPEVLVHLRSQVVDAHRGGAPKPEAVAMKSAAWVLSDARRLTFAERGMGAAGKALNRFGRAVLPGGRRAVRRLPWPASLWTGARDLPAPPAESFRAWWRRTGRR comes from the coding sequence ATGCCGGCGTTTCCGGCGGCCGCGCGGGCGGCGCTGGCCGACAGCCAGCTGCGCCGCAACCTCGCCCACGCCACCGGCACGATCCGCGCCAAGCGCGCGGCCGTGGTCGCGGAGGTGGACGAATGGGAGGAGCTGCGGCTGGCGGGCGCGGCGATCAAGGACAACACGCTCCGGCACCTCGACGAGCACCTGCTGACGCTGGAAGCGGCATTGCAGGAGCGCGGCGCGACCGTGCACTGGGCCCGCGACGCGGCGCAGGCCTGTGAGATCGTCGCCGGCATCGCGAAGAACCACCACGTGGACGAGGTGGTCAAGGTCAAGTCGATGGCCACGCAGGAGATCGGGCTCAACGAGGCGCTGGCCGAACAGGGCATCACCGCGTGGGAGACGGATCTCGCGGAGCTGATCGTGCAGCTCGGCGACGACCTGCCCAGCCACATCCTCGTGCCCGCGATCCACCGCAACCGCGCCGAGATCCGCGAGGTCTTCCGCCGCCGGATGGCCGCCGCGGGCCGGCCCGCGCCCGACGACCTCACGGACGAACCGGCCGAGCTCGCGGGCGCCGCGCGGCTGCACCTGCGCGAGAAGTTCCTGCGCGCCAAGATGGCGGTGTCCGGCGCGAACTTCGCGGTCGCCGACACCGGCACCCTCGTCGTGGTCGAGTCCGAGGGCAACGGCCGCATGTGCCTGACGCTGCCCGAGGTGCTGGTTTCGGTGGTGGGCATCGAAAAGGTCGTGCCGACCTGGTTCGATCTGGACGTGTTCCTGCAGTTGCTGCCGCGCTCCAGCACCGGCGAGCGGATGAACCCCTACACCTCCACGTGGTCGGGGATCACTCCCGGCGACGGGCCGCAGGAGATGCACGTGGTGCTGCTGGACAACGGCCGTACGCGCGCACTCGCCGACTCGGTCGGGCGGCAGGCGCTGCGGTGCATCCGCTGCTCGGCGTGTCTCAACGTGTGCCCGGTCTACGAGCGCACCGGCGGCCACGCCTACGGTTCCGTCTATCCGGGCCCGATCGGCGCGATCCTGAACCCGCTGCTCAAGGGCGTCGGCGTGGACGAGCAGACCGACTCGCTGCCGTATGCCTCCAGCCTGTGCGGTGCCTGCTTCGAAGCGTGCCCCGTTCGCATCGACATCCCCGAAGTGCTGGTCCACCTGCGGTCGCAGGTTGTGGACGCGCACCGCGGCGGCGCACCGAAACCCGAAGCCGTGGCGATGAAATCCGCGGCGTGGGTCCTCTCCGACGCCCGGCGGCTCACCTTCGCCGAACGCGGTATGGGTGCGGCGGGCAAGGCGTTGAACCGCTTCGGCCGCGCAGTCCTGCCCGGTGGCCGACGGGCGGTGCGGCGCCTGCCCTGGCCCGCGTCGCTGTGGACCGGTGCCCGCGACCTGCCCGCGCCGCCGGCGGAGTCCTTCCGCGCGTGGTGGCGCCGGACGGGCCGCCGATGA
- a CDS encoding (Fe-S)-binding protein: MKVAVLVTCINDTMFPDTGKAVFRLLRRLGVDADFPEAQTCCGQPMVNTGYLDEAVPVVRAFTDAFAGYDYIVTPSGSCAGSARHQHSLVARRAGEPRLAETGPKVYELSEFLVDVLGVTDVDAYFPHRVTYHPTCHSLRMLGVGDKPLQLLRAVRGLDLVELPAAEECCGFGGTFAVKNADTSTAMGADKARHVRDTGAEVLVAGDNSCLLHIGGLLSRERSGVRVLHLADVLASTEEDA, encoded by the coding sequence GTGAAGGTCGCCGTGCTCGTGACGTGCATCAACGACACGATGTTTCCCGACACCGGCAAGGCGGTGTTCCGGCTGCTGCGGCGCCTCGGCGTCGACGCGGACTTCCCGGAGGCGCAGACCTGCTGCGGGCAGCCGATGGTCAACACCGGTTACCTGGACGAGGCCGTGCCCGTGGTGCGGGCCTTCACCGACGCGTTCGCCGGCTACGACTACATCGTCACGCCGTCCGGGTCCTGTGCGGGTTCGGCGCGTCACCAGCACTCGCTCGTCGCGCGCCGTGCCGGTGAACCGCGGCTGGCGGAGACCGGGCCGAAGGTCTACGAGCTCAGCGAGTTCCTGGTCGACGTGCTCGGCGTGACCGACGTGGACGCCTACTTCCCGCACCGCGTGACGTATCACCCGACGTGCCACTCGCTGCGCATGCTCGGTGTCGGCGACAAACCGCTTCAGCTGCTGCGGGCGGTGCGCGGGCTGGACCTCGTCGAACTGCCCGCCGCCGAGGAGTGCTGCGGGTTCGGCGGCACGTTCGCGGTGAAAAACGCCGACACGTCCACCGCGATGGGCGCGGACAAGGCCCGCCACGTCCGCGACACCGGCGCGGAAGTCCTGGTGGCGGGCGACAATTCGTGCCTGCTGCACATCGGCGGCCTGCTGTCGCGCGAGCGTTCCGGCGTCCGCGTGCTGCACCTGGCCGACGTGCTGGCCTCGACCGAGGAGGACGCGTGA
- a CDS encoding rhamnulokinase encodes MRLAAVDLGATSGRVMAGTVGPGRLDLEEVRRFPNGGVRVAGATGSTLHWDVLGLYREMLAGLGDAGAVAGVGIDSWAVDYGLLDADGRLLGNPVHYRDSRTAGVAEFVHRTIPARELFAVTGLQELPFNTLYQLVSEGDRLAAAEKMLLIPDLLGYWLTGSVGAERTNASTTQLYDVRERTWAGDLAERAGIPARLLPPLREPGERIGTLLPQLAEELGKPQLPVIAVGSHDTASAVAAVPAEPGTNFAYISSGTWSLVGLELDEPRLGAAALAANFTNETGVDGKIRFLRNVMGLWVLTETLRTWATRGEPAELATVLAEAAAAPPLAAVVDLDAPEFLPPGDMPARIAAACRRTGQRPPESRGALVRCIVDSLALAYRRAVRQAAQVTGRPVDAVHLVGGGARNDLLCRLTADACGVPVLAGPVEAAALGNVLVQARALGADLPDLAAMRRLIRETQPLRRYVPGGGNWAAAEARLSGAGVVA; translated from the coding sequence ATGCGCTTGGCCGCCGTCGACCTCGGCGCCACGAGCGGCCGCGTGATGGCCGGGACGGTCGGGCCCGGGCGGCTCGACCTGGAAGAGGTGCGCCGCTTTCCGAACGGCGGCGTCCGGGTCGCCGGCGCCACCGGCTCCACGTTGCACTGGGACGTGCTCGGGCTGTACCGCGAAATGCTGGCCGGGCTCGGCGACGCCGGCGCGGTGGCGGGGGTCGGAATCGACTCGTGGGCCGTCGACTACGGGCTCCTCGACGCCGACGGCCGGCTGCTCGGCAACCCCGTGCACTACCGCGACTCCCGCACCGCCGGCGTGGCGGAGTTCGTGCACCGGACAATCCCCGCGCGCGAGCTGTTCGCCGTCACCGGCTTGCAGGAGCTGCCGTTCAACACGCTGTATCAGCTGGTGTCCGAAGGCGACCGGCTGGCGGCGGCCGAGAAGATGCTGCTGATCCCGGACCTGCTCGGCTACTGGCTCACCGGGAGCGTCGGCGCGGAGCGCACCAACGCGTCGACCACCCAGCTCTACGACGTGCGCGAGCGGACCTGGGCGGGTGACCTCGCCGAGCGGGCCGGCATCCCGGCGCGGCTGCTGCCCCCGCTGCGGGAGCCGGGGGAGCGGATCGGGACGTTGCTGCCGCAGCTGGCCGAAGAGCTCGGAAAGCCGCAGCTGCCGGTGATCGCCGTCGGTTCGCACGACACCGCGTCGGCGGTCGCGGCGGTGCCCGCCGAGCCCGGTACGAACTTCGCCTACATCTCCTCCGGCACGTGGTCGCTGGTCGGGCTGGAGCTCGACGAACCGCGGCTCGGCGCCGCGGCGCTGGCGGCCAACTTCACCAACGAGACCGGCGTCGACGGCAAGATCCGCTTCCTGCGCAACGTGATGGGGCTGTGGGTGCTCACCGAGACCCTCCGGACCTGGGCCACCCGCGGCGAGCCCGCGGAGCTGGCGACGGTGCTCGCGGAGGCGGCCGCCGCGCCCCCGCTGGCGGCCGTCGTGGACCTCGACGCCCCCGAGTTCCTGCCGCCCGGCGACATGCCCGCGCGCATCGCCGCCGCGTGCCGCAGAACCGGGCAGCGGCCACCGGAAAGCCGGGGCGCGCTCGTGCGGTGCATCGTGGACAGTCTCGCGCTCGCGTACCGCCGCGCGGTCCGGCAGGCCGCGCAGGTCACGGGCCGGCCGGTCGACGCGGTGCACCTCGTCGGCGGTGGTGCCCGCAACGACTTGCTGTGCCGGCTCACGGCCGACGCGTGCGGCGTGCCGGTGCTGGCCGGGCCAGTGGAGGCGGCGGCACTGGGCAACGTCCTCGTGCAGGCGCGGGCCCTCGGTGCCGACCTGCCGGACCTCGCGGCCATGCGTAGGCTGATCCGCGAAACCCAGCCGCTGCGGCGTTACGTGCCGGGCGGCGGGAACTGGGCTGCCGCCGAAGCGCGGCTGAGCGGGGCGGGGGTGGTGGCGTGA
- a CDS encoding L-fucose/L-arabinose isomerase family protein produces MTDTLGRPVPSVPSLLDRITPRRTRVGLVAGGLGAYWPQFPDLLPQLQASARRVAERLSGMDCEVVDAGFVSDAAEGAAAAERLRVADCDLIIGFLTTYLTSSMLVPIAQRSGSPVLLLNLQPAEAMDHASFDTGAWLAYCGACPLPEMANAFRRVGVEFRSVSGYLEDGRAWVKIARWIKAAGVRAAFRHGRHGLLGHLYPGMMDVATDPTLVSAQLGGHVEILEVDDLRVRVEQVTDAETAARMALAREVFTVDDSVVDEDFAWGAKVSVALDRLVGDFELDSLAYYHRGLDGETHERVGAGFILGASLLTARGVPTVGEYELRASLAMLLLDRLGAGGSFTELQALNFRDNVVEMGHDGPAHLAISARKPLLRGLGVYHGKRGWGVSVEFDVQHGPVTLCGLGQLRDGTFVLVASEGEVVPGPLLQIGNTTSRVDFGCDPGEWTDAWSATGVNHHWALGTGHRVAELKAVADLLGLELTVVSG; encoded by the coding sequence ATGACCGACACGCTCGGGCGGCCCGTCCCGTCAGTGCCGTCCCTCCTCGACCGCATCACCCCGCGCCGCACCCGCGTCGGCCTCGTCGCCGGCGGGCTCGGCGCGTACTGGCCGCAATTCCCCGACCTGCTGCCCCAGCTGCAGGCCTCGGCGCGCCGGGTCGCCGAGCGTCTGTCGGGAATGGACTGCGAAGTCGTCGACGCCGGGTTCGTCTCCGATGCGGCCGAAGGCGCGGCTGCCGCCGAGAGACTGAGGGTGGCCGACTGCGACCTGATCATCGGCTTCCTGACCACCTACCTGACGTCGAGCATGCTGGTGCCGATCGCGCAGCGCTCGGGTTCGCCGGTGCTGCTGCTGAACCTGCAGCCCGCCGAGGCGATGGACCACGCGTCCTTCGACACGGGCGCGTGGCTGGCCTACTGCGGCGCCTGCCCGCTGCCGGAGATGGCCAACGCGTTCCGCCGCGTCGGCGTCGAGTTCCGGTCGGTGTCCGGGTATCTGGAAGACGGCCGGGCCTGGGTGAAGATCGCGCGCTGGATCAAGGCGGCCGGCGTGCGCGCGGCGTTCCGGCACGGGCGCCACGGCCTGCTCGGGCACCTCTACCCGGGCATGATGGACGTGGCCACCGACCCGACGCTGGTCTCGGCGCAGCTGGGCGGGCACGTCGAGATCCTGGAGGTCGACGACCTGCGCGTGCGCGTGGAGCAGGTCACCGACGCCGAGACGGCGGCGCGGATGGCGCTCGCGCGCGAAGTGTTCACTGTGGACGATTCGGTCGTCGACGAGGACTTCGCCTGGGGCGCCAAGGTTTCGGTGGCGCTGGACCGCCTGGTCGGGGACTTCGAGCTGGACTCGCTCGCGTACTACCACCGCGGGCTCGACGGCGAGACCCACGAGCGCGTCGGGGCCGGGTTCATCCTCGGCGCGTCGCTGCTCACGGCCCGCGGCGTGCCCACGGTCGGCGAGTACGAGCTGCGGGCGTCGCTCGCGATGCTGCTGCTGGATCGGCTCGGTGCCGGCGGTTCGTTCACCGAGCTGCAGGCGCTGAACTTCCGCGACAACGTGGTGGAGATGGGCCACGACGGTCCGGCGCACCTGGCGATCAGCGCGCGCAAGCCGCTGCTGCGTGGGCTCGGCGTGTACCACGGCAAACGCGGTTGGGGCGTGTCCGTCGAGTTCGACGTGCAGCACGGCCCGGTGACGCTGTGCGGCCTCGGCCAGCTGCGCGACGGCACGTTCGTGCTCGTCGCGTCGGAAGGTGAGGTCGTGCCGGGGCCGCTGCTGCAGATCGGGAACACGACGTCGCGGGTGGACTTCGGCTGCGACCCCGGCGAGTGGACCGACGCGTGGTCGGCTACCGGGGTGAACCACCACTGGGCGCTGGGGACCGGCCACCGCGTCGCTGAGCTGAAGGCGGTGGCAGACCTGCTGGGACTCGAGCTGACCGTGGTTTCCGGCTGA
- a CDS encoding bifunctional aldolase/short-chain dehydrogenase, which translates to MTVPEELIARSNALGADPRNTNYAGGNTSAKGEVLDPVTAKPVELLWVKGSGGDLGTLTEAGLAVLRLDRLRALVDVYPGVEREDEMVAAFDYCLHGRGGAAPSIDTAMHGLVEAAHVDHLHPDSGIALATAADGAALTKECFGDRVAWVDWRRPGFQLGLDIAAVKAASPQAIGVILGGHGITAWGATSEECQRNSLEIIRTAEKFLAERGRAEPFGEIVPGFEGLPEDERRARAAALAPLIRGLASTDQRHVGHYTDADVVLEFLSREKLQPLAALGTSCPDHFLRTKVRPLVVDLPATAPLEDVVARLKELHAEYRESYRAYYERYATPDSPAMRGADPAIVLVPGVGMFSFGKDKQTARVAGEFYVNAINVMRGAEAVSTYAPIAESEKFRIEYWALEEAKLKRLPKPKPLAGRIALVTGAGSGIGRAIAERLAAEGACVAIADLNTEAAEEVANGIGGPDKAIAVTANVTDPAAVAAAIEATTLAFGGIDLVVNNAGLSISKPLLETTERDWDLQHDVMAKGSFLVSQAAAKAMIAQGLGGDVVYISSKNAVFAGPNNVAYGAAKADQAHQVRLLAAELGEHGIRVNGINPDGVVRGSGIFAGGWGAQRAAVYGVPEEKLGEFYAQRTILKREVLPAHVAAAVFALTGGDLTHTTGLHIPVDAGVAAAFLR; encoded by the coding sequence ATGACCGTGCCCGAGGAGCTCATCGCCCGCAGCAACGCGCTGGGCGCCGATCCGCGGAACACGAACTACGCCGGCGGCAACACCTCCGCGAAGGGCGAGGTGCTCGACCCGGTCACGGCCAAGCCGGTGGAACTGCTGTGGGTCAAGGGCTCCGGCGGTGACCTCGGCACGTTGACCGAAGCCGGGCTCGCGGTGCTGCGGCTGGACCGGCTGCGTGCGCTCGTCGACGTCTACCCGGGTGTCGAGCGCGAGGACGAGATGGTCGCCGCGTTCGACTACTGCCTGCACGGGCGCGGCGGGGCGGCGCCGTCGATCGACACCGCGATGCACGGCCTCGTCGAGGCGGCGCACGTGGATCACCTGCACCCGGACTCGGGCATCGCCCTGGCCACGGCGGCCGACGGTGCCGCGCTGACCAAGGAGTGTTTCGGCGACCGCGTCGCATGGGTGGACTGGCGCCGGCCCGGATTCCAGCTCGGCCTGGACATCGCGGCGGTGAAGGCGGCCAGCCCGCAGGCGATCGGCGTGATTCTCGGCGGGCACGGGATCACCGCGTGGGGCGCGACTTCCGAGGAGTGTCAGCGCAATTCGCTGGAGATCATCCGTACGGCGGAGAAGTTCCTGGCCGAGCGGGGGAGGGCCGAGCCGTTCGGGGAAATCGTCCCCGGTTTCGAGGGGTTGCCGGAGGATGAGCGCCGCGCGCGGGCCGCGGCGCTGGCGCCGCTGATCCGTGGGCTCGCGTCCACGGATCAGCGCCACGTCGGCCACTACACCGACGCCGACGTGGTGCTGGAGTTCCTGTCGCGGGAGAAGTTGCAGCCGTTGGCAGCGCTGGGCACGTCGTGCCCGGACCACTTCCTGCGCACCAAGGTCCGTCCGCTCGTCGTCGACCTGCCCGCGACCGCGCCGCTGGAAGACGTCGTCGCACGGCTGAAGGAGCTGCACGCCGAGTACCGTGAGTCTTATCGCGCTTACTACGAGCGGTACGCGACGCCCGACAGCCCGGCGATGCGGGGTGCCGATCCGGCGATCGTGCTGGTGCCCGGCGTCGGCATGTTCTCCTTCGGCAAGGACAAGCAGACCGCCCGCGTGGCGGGGGAGTTCTACGTCAACGCCATCAACGTGATGCGCGGCGCGGAAGCTGTGTCGACGTACGCGCCGATCGCGGAGAGCGAGAAGTTCCGCATCGAGTACTGGGCTCTGGAAGAGGCCAAGCTCAAGCGCCTGCCCAAGCCGAAACCGCTGGCCGGGCGGATCGCGCTGGTCACCGGCGCGGGCTCGGGCATCGGGCGGGCCATCGCCGAACGGCTGGCAGCCGAGGGCGCGTGCGTGGCCATCGCCGATCTCAACACCGAGGCAGCCGAGGAGGTCGCCAACGGCATCGGCGGCCCCGACAAGGCCATCGCGGTCACGGCGAATGTCACCGACCCGGCAGCGGTCGCGGCGGCAATCGAGGCGACGACACTGGCGTTCGGCGGCATCGACCTCGTCGTGAACAACGCCGGGCTGTCGATCTCGAAGCCGCTGCTGGAAACCACCGAACGCGACTGGGACCTGCAGCACGACGTGATGGCCAAGGGCTCGTTCCTCGTCTCGCAGGCCGCGGCGAAGGCCATGATCGCCCAGGGCCTGGGCGGCGACGTCGTGTACATCTCGTCAAAGAACGCGGTGTTCGCCGGCCCCAACAACGTCGCCTACGGCGCGGCGAAAGCCGACCAGGCCCACCAGGTCCGGCTGCTCGCGGCCGAGCTCGGCGAGCACGGCATCCGCGTGAACGGCATCAACCCCGACGGCGTCGTCCGCGGCTCCGGCATCTTCGCCGGCGGCTGGGGCGCGCAGCGCGCGGCCGTCTACGGGGTGCCGGAGGAGAAGCTCGGCGAGTTCTACGCCCAGCGCACGATCCTCAAGCGCGAGGTGCTGCCCGCGCACGTCGCCGCCGCGGTGTTCGCGCTGACCGGCGGCGACCTCACCCACACCACGGGCCTGCACATCCCGGTCGACGCCGGGGTCGCCGCGGCCTTCCTCCGCTAG
- the rhaI gene encoding L-rhamnose isomerase yields MIDLPDLAAVKSALRAQRIETPSWAFANSGTRFKVFTQAGVPRTAEEKIADAATVHRFTGVAPSVALHIPWDRVEDFKALRAYAEDLGVGIGAINTNVFQDNDYKLGSVTNPDPGIRRKATDHLLEAISIMDATGSRDLKLWFSDGLNYPGQDDLRDRQDRLAAALRETYDRLGDDQRMLLEYKLFEPAFYATDVPDWGTSYAHCIELGEKATVCIDTGHHAPGTNIEFIVAFLLRAGKLGAFDFNSRFYADDDLMAGAADPFQLFRILYEIVRGDALDPAYGINFMLDQCHNIEAKIPAIIRSVMNVQEATAKALLVDRDALRAAQQSGDVLGANAVLMDAYNTDVRPILAQLREDAGLDPDPVAAYHRSGYQQKIEAERADGQQAGWGA; encoded by the coding sequence GTGATCGACTTGCCCGACCTGGCAGCCGTGAAATCCGCACTGCGGGCGCAGCGGATCGAGACGCCCTCGTGGGCGTTCGCCAACTCCGGCACCCGGTTCAAGGTCTTCACCCAGGCCGGGGTTCCCCGCACCGCCGAGGAGAAGATCGCCGACGCCGCGACGGTGCACCGCTTTACCGGCGTGGCTCCCAGTGTCGCGCTGCACATCCCGTGGGACCGCGTCGAGGACTTCAAGGCGCTGCGTGCCTACGCCGAGGACCTCGGCGTGGGGATCGGCGCCATCAACACCAACGTGTTCCAGGACAACGACTACAAGCTCGGCTCGGTCACCAACCCGGACCCCGGCATCCGGCGCAAGGCGACCGACCACCTGCTCGAGGCGATCTCCATCATGGACGCCACGGGCTCGCGCGACCTGAAGCTGTGGTTCTCCGACGGCCTCAACTACCCGGGCCAGGACGACCTGCGCGACCGCCAGGACCGCCTCGCCGCCGCGTTGCGGGAGACGTATGACCGGCTCGGCGACGACCAGCGGATGCTGCTGGAGTACAAGCTGTTCGAGCCCGCCTTCTACGCCACCGATGTCCCCGACTGGGGCACCTCGTACGCACACTGCATCGAGCTGGGCGAGAAGGCGACCGTGTGCATCGACACCGGGCACCACGCGCCGGGCACGAACATCGAGTTCATCGTCGCGTTCCTGCTGCGGGCCGGGAAGCTCGGCGCGTTCGACTTCAACTCGCGCTTCTACGCCGACGACGACCTGATGGCCGGCGCCGCCGACCCGTTCCAGCTGTTCCGGATCCTGTACGAGATCGTGCGCGGCGACGCGCTGGACCCGGCCTACGGCATCAACTTCATGCTCGACCAGTGCCACAACATCGAGGCGAAGATCCCCGCGATCATCCGCTCGGTGATGAACGTGCAGGAGGCTACGGCCAAGGCGTTGCTGGTCGACCGCGACGCCCTGCGCGCGGCCCAGCAGTCCGGCGACGTGCTCGGCGCCAACGCCGTGCTGATGGACGCCTACAACACCGACGTGCGGCCGATCCTGGCGCAGCTGCGTGAGGACGCGGGGCTGGATCCGGACCCGGTCGCCGCCTACCACCGCAGTGGCTACCAGCAGAAGATCGAGGCCGAGCGCGCCGACGGGCAGCAGGCCGGATGGGGAGCATGA
- a CDS encoding L-rhamnose mutarotase: MARYCFQLHVRPERMAEYAERHRAVWPEMQAALRDTGWRNYSLFLREDGLLIGYVEADDLAAAQAAMAETEVNARWQAEMAQFFTGLDGRGPDEGFALLTEVFHLDDERASA; the protein is encoded by the coding sequence GTGGCGCGATACTGCTTCCAGCTCCACGTTCGGCCCGAGCGGATGGCCGAGTACGCCGAGCGGCACCGCGCGGTGTGGCCGGAGATGCAGGCGGCCCTGCGCGACACCGGCTGGCGCAACTACTCGCTTTTCCTGCGTGAGGACGGCCTGCTGATCGGCTACGTCGAGGCCGACGACCTCGCCGCGGCACAGGCCGCGATGGCCGAGACCGAGGTGAACGCCCGGTGGCAGGCCGAGATGGCGCAGTTCTTCACCGGCCTCGACGGCCGCGGGCCCGACGAGGGGTTCGCCCTGCTCACCGAGGTTTTTCATCTGGACGACGAGCGCGCGAGCGCGTGA